From Hartmannibacter diazotrophicus, a single genomic window includes:
- a CDS encoding ActS/PrrB/RegB family redox-sensitive histidine kinase produces the protein MKLRPGKVHQRIKLDTLVRLRWMAVAGQIVTLLTVTFGFGYPLPLTACLAVVAVSALLNLGLKIRYPASRRLADRWATLMLAYDICQLSALLFLTGGLGNPFVILLLAPVVVSATALGLRSTLLLGGLVTLLITGLAFGHLPLPWGDPTGIPVEPGYLAGLWVALVAALSFMAAYSWRVAEEARQLQAALSATELLLSREQHANQLDGLAAATAHELGTPLATIALVAKELLRQVPEDAPMREDLALLQSQSQRCREILRRLTSLSGEFHAHLHQVPISHLIEDIVAPHRDAGVDVAVTLDGDKADEPSSPRNPAVVHGIANIVENAVDFARTRVDVRVSWNEERVSIAIVDDGPGFSADIIDRIGEPYVTTRKRGSEEELEEEEIGLGFFVAKTLLERTGARLQIRNRAAPQTGAFVEIRWPRSAYVDRK, from the coding sequence ATGAAATTGCGGCCAGGCAAGGTCCATCAACGCATCAAGCTGGACACGCTCGTCCGGCTGCGCTGGATGGCGGTTGCCGGCCAGATCGTGACCCTTCTCACGGTCACCTTCGGCTTCGGCTATCCCCTACCCCTGACGGCATGCCTTGCCGTCGTCGCCGTCTCGGCCCTGCTCAATCTCGGCCTCAAGATCCGCTATCCGGCGAGCCGGCGCCTCGCCGACCGCTGGGCCACGCTGATGCTCGCCTACGATATCTGCCAGCTCTCCGCGCTCCTGTTCCTGACCGGCGGTCTCGGCAATCCCTTCGTGATCCTCCTGCTCGCCCCCGTGGTGGTTTCGGCCACCGCGCTGGGGCTCCGAAGCACGCTGCTGCTCGGCGGTCTCGTCACCCTCCTGATCACGGGCCTTGCCTTCGGCCACCTGCCGCTGCCTTGGGGCGATCCGACCGGCATTCCCGTGGAGCCCGGTTACCTTGCCGGCCTCTGGGTCGCGCTCGTTGCCGCCCTGTCCTTCATGGCCGCCTATTCCTGGCGCGTCGCCGAGGAAGCCCGCCAGCTGCAGGCGGCGCTTTCGGCGACCGAACTGCTGCTCTCGCGCGAGCAGCACGCCAACCAGCTCGACGGCCTCGCGGCGGCCACCGCGCATGAACTCGGAACGCCACTCGCCACCATTGCCCTCGTCGCCAAGGAGCTTCTGAGGCAAGTGCCCGAGGACGCGCCCATGCGGGAGGACCTTGCCCTCCTGCAGAGCCAGTCGCAGCGCTGCCGCGAGATCCTGCGGCGGCTCACGTCGCTGTCCGGCGAGTTTCATGCTCATCTGCACCAAGTTCCCATCAGCCATCTGATCGAGGATATCGTCGCGCCGCACCGCGATGCGGGCGTCGATGTCGCCGTCACGCTCGACGGTGACAAGGCCGACGAGCCCAGCAGCCCGCGCAATCCCGCCGTCGTGCACGGGATCGCGAATATCGTGGAGAATGCCGTCGACTTTGCCCGCACCCGCGTCGACGTGCGTGTGAGCTGGAACGAAGAGCGGGTCAGCATCGCCATCGTCGACGACGGGCCGGGCTTTTCGGCCGACATCATCGACCGGATCGGCGAGCCCTATGTGACGACGCGCAAGCGCGGCTCGGAGGAAGAGCTGGAGGAAGAGGAAATCGGCCTCGGCTTCTTCGTTGCCAAGACCCTGCTGGAGCGCACCGGCGCAAGGCTGCAAATCCGCAACCGCGCCGCGCCGCAAACCGGCGCCTTCGTGGAGATCCGCTGGCCGAGAAGCGCCTATGTCGACCGGAAATGA
- a CDS encoding transglycosylase domain-containing protein, translating into MQGTRTRRAKSGAAGRQDERREPHFGPPSSPGSGSRASSAKSRPKTRAGGGKGAGGNGGDKGGSGKGGGGRARRAAPKRRFTLAGFFRRLVYWGCVLGLWGGIALVGILAYFAAHLPQSTEWAIPKRPPNVQIYDASGELFANRGDTGGQAVRLEQLPPYLPEAVIAIEDRRFYHHFGVDPIGLVRAVITNVAAGSVVQGGSTLTQQLAKNLFLTPDRTIDRKMQEVVLALWLEWTYSKDEILEMYLNRVYLGAGAYGVDAAARRYFGKPAVELELGEAATIAGLLRAPSRYAPTRNPELARDRARTVLDAMAEEGYITRSQEMVALDNPAKVASEHATRAENYVADWVMDQLPGYVGALDGDVRVETTIDSAAERAAEAAIRKIIADEGTKAGITQGALVALDDNGAVRALVGGRDYASSQFDRAISARRQPGSAFKPFVYVTALEHGYRPDSIIVDEPVSIRGWRPENYGKGYRGPISLTTALADSVNTVAARLTASLGPSNVTRTARRMGVLSKMHDNPSIALGTAEVTPLEITSAYVPFANGGKGVIPYVIERIVDAKGKVLFQRNGSGPGRVLSDRILGDINRMMSAVVERGTGKAAALPGRAVGGKTGTSQDFRDAWFIGYTPGLTAGVWLGNDNSSPTRHATGGDLPARIWASFMREAVAGLPARPLPGTPTPAPDMTVAAAPPSSPAAGGPTEAERGLLERLFSD; encoded by the coding sequence ATGCAGGGAACACGGACCCGCAGGGCGAAGTCGGGCGCGGCCGGGCGGCAGGACGAGCGCCGCGAGCCGCATTTCGGCCCGCCGTCGTCGCCGGGATCCGGATCGCGCGCGTCGTCTGCGAAATCACGACCGAAAACCCGCGCCGGCGGCGGCAAGGGCGCTGGCGGCAACGGTGGCGACAAGGGCGGCAGTGGCAAGGGCGGAGGCGGCAGGGCAAGGCGCGCCGCGCCGAAGCGCCGCTTCACCCTCGCCGGTTTCTTCCGCCGTCTCGTCTACTGGGGATGCGTCCTCGGTCTTTGGGGCGGAATCGCCCTCGTCGGGATCCTTGCCTATTTTGCCGCCCATTTGCCGCAGTCCACGGAATGGGCGATTCCGAAGCGCCCGCCGAACGTCCAGATCTACGATGCGTCCGGAGAGCTCTTCGCCAACCGCGGCGATACCGGCGGCCAGGCCGTGCGCCTGGAGCAGCTGCCGCCCTATCTGCCCGAGGCCGTGATCGCGATCGAGGATCGGCGTTTCTACCACCACTTCGGCGTCGACCCGATCGGTCTCGTGCGCGCGGTGATCACCAATGTCGCCGCCGGCAGCGTCGTGCAGGGCGGCTCGACGCTGACCCAGCAGCTTGCCAAGAACCTGTTCCTGACGCCGGATCGCACCATCGACCGCAAGATGCAGGAGGTTGTCCTCGCGCTCTGGCTGGAGTGGACATACAGCAAGGACGAGATCCTGGAGATGTACCTCAATCGGGTTTACCTCGGCGCTGGCGCCTATGGCGTCGACGCGGCAGCCCGGCGGTATTTCGGCAAGCCCGCCGTGGAGCTCGAACTCGGCGAGGCGGCGACCATCGCCGGCCTCCTGCGCGCGCCCTCCCGCTATGCCCCGACGCGAAACCCGGAGCTTGCCCGCGATCGCGCCCGCACCGTGCTCGATGCCATGGCCGAGGAGGGCTACATCACCCGCTCGCAGGAGATGGTGGCGCTCGATAATCCGGCCAAGGTGGCGAGCGAACACGCGACCAGGGCGGAAAACTACGTCGCCGACTGGGTCATGGACCAGCTTCCCGGCTACGTCGGCGCCCTTGACGGCGACGTCCGTGTCGAGACCACGATCGACAGTGCCGCCGAGCGGGCGGCGGAGGCCGCCATACGCAAGATCATCGCCGATGAGGGGACGAAGGCGGGCATCACGCAGGGGGCTCTCGTCGCTCTCGACGACAACGGCGCGGTGCGTGCGCTCGTCGGCGGGCGGGACTATGCGTCGAGCCAGTTCGACCGGGCGATCAGCGCCCGGCGCCAGCCGGGATCGGCCTTCAAGCCCTTCGTCTATGTGACCGCGCTGGAGCATGGCTACCGGCCCGACAGCATCATTGTCGACGAACCCGTCTCCATCCGCGGCTGGCGGCCGGAAAACTACGGCAAGGGCTATCGTGGCCCGATCTCGCTGACGACGGCGCTGGCCGACTCGGTCAACACCGTCGCGGCAAGACTGACCGCGAGCCTTGGCCCCTCGAACGTGACCCGCACCGCGCGCCGGATGGGGGTTCTTTCCAAGATGCACGACAATCCGTCGATCGCTCTCGGCACGGCCGAGGTGACGCCGCTGGAGATCACGTCCGCCTATGTACCCTTTGCCAACGGGGGCAAAGGCGTCATCCCCTATGTGATCGAGCGCATCGTCGATGCGAAAGGCAAGGTGCTGTTCCAGCGCAACGGCTCGGGCCCCGGCCGGGTTCTGTCCGACCGCATCCTTGGCGACATCAACCGGATGATGTCGGCCGTCGTCGAACGCGGAACGGGCAAGGCGGCGGCGCTTCCGGGTCGCGCCGTCGGCGGCAAGACCGGCACCAGCCAGGATTTCCGCGACGCCTGGTTCATCGGCTATACGCCGGGGCTGACCGCCGGTGTCTGGCTCGGCAACGACAACTCCAGCCCGACCAGGCACGCGACCGGTGGCGATTTGCCGGCGCGGATCTGGGCGAGCTTCATGCGCGAGGCGGTGGCCGGCCTTCCCGCAAGGCCGCTTCCCGGAACGCCGACGCCCGCGCCTGACATGACCGTGGCCGCCGCACCGCCCTCCTCGCCCGCTGCCGGAGGACCGACGGAGGCCGAGCGCGGCCTGCTCGAGCGTCTTTTCTCCGACTGA
- a CDS encoding polyhydroxyalkanoate depolymerase translates to MTYYQLYEFNHAAMGPARVAADMTRLCFQNPLNPLTHTDYGRSIAAACELFERSTRRYGKPEFGLTSTLVGGERVPVTEKVVWEKPFCRLVHFERGPTAKKRQDPKVLVVAPMSGHYATLLRGTVEALLPRHEVYITDWADARTVPVIDGRFDLEDYVDYVIEMNRALGGDVHVMAVCQPAVPVLIASAVMNAANDPAAPLTMVLMGGPIDTRHNPTAVNELARSKSLAWFERNVIMKVPFPHAGVLRDVYPGFLQLTGFMSMNLDRHLGAHKDFFNHLVSGDGDSATKHREFYDEYLAVMDLTAEFYLQTVEEVFMRHALAKGEFRHRGERVDCAAITRTALLTIEGEKDDITGRGQTKAALGLCTSLPDDMKSHYEQPAVGHYGVFNGSRWRAEICPRIADFILTQNTRSEAGQTAVRSRTTNAAARVSSPVASEPAQAEAQPAARKPAARKAPARKPAGARTSRPRKTPASGA, encoded by the coding sequence GTGACGTATTACCAACTCTACGAATTCAACCACGCCGCCATGGGGCCGGCGCGGGTTGCTGCCGACATGACCCGGCTGTGCTTCCAGAATCCGCTCAATCCGCTCACGCACACCGACTACGGCCGTTCGATTGCCGCGGCCTGCGAACTCTTCGAGCGCTCCACCCGGCGCTACGGCAAGCCGGAATTCGGGCTCACCTCGACGCTTGTCGGCGGCGAGCGCGTCCCTGTCACCGAAAAGGTGGTCTGGGAAAAGCCCTTCTGCCGCCTTGTCCACTTCGAGCGCGGGCCGACGGCCAAGAAGCGCCAGGATCCGAAGGTGCTTGTCGTTGCGCCGATGTCCGGCCACTACGCGACGCTGCTGCGCGGCACGGTCGAGGCGCTGCTTCCCAGGCACGAGGTCTATATCACCGACTGGGCCGATGCCCGCACGGTGCCGGTCATCGACGGTCGCTTCGACCTTGAGGACTATGTCGACTATGTCATCGAGATGAACCGCGCCCTTGGCGGCGACGTCCACGTGATGGCGGTCTGCCAGCCGGCGGTGCCGGTTCTGATCGCATCTGCGGTCATGAACGCGGCGAACGACCCGGCCGCGCCGCTGACCATGGTGCTGATGGGCGGCCCGATCGACACGCGCCACAATCCGACGGCGGTTAACGAGCTTGCCCGCAGCAAGAGCCTTGCCTGGTTCGAGCGCAACGTCATCATGAAGGTGCCCTTCCCGCATGCGGGCGTGTTGCGCGATGTCTATCCGGGCTTCCTGCAGCTCACCGGCTTCATGAGCATGAACCTTGACCGCCATCTCGGCGCCCACAAGGACTTCTTCAATCACCTCGTCTCGGGCGACGGCGATTCCGCGACCAAGCACCGCGAATTCTACGACGAGTATCTCGCGGTGATGGACCTGACCGCCGAATTCTACCTGCAGACGGTCGAGGAAGTCTTCATGCGCCATGCGCTCGCCAAGGGCGAGTTCCGCCATCGCGGCGAACGCGTCGACTGCGCGGCGATCACGCGGACCGCGCTTCTGACGATCGAGGGCGAGAAGGACGACATCACGGGCCGGGGTCAGACGAAGGCCGCCCTTGGCCTTTGCACCAGCCTGCCCGATGACATGAAGTCCCATTACGAGCAGCCCGCCGTCGGCCACTATGGCGTCTTCAACGGATCGCGCTGGCGCGCGGAGATCTGCCCGCGCATCGCTGATTTCATCCTCACCCAGAACACGCGCTCCGAGGCGGGGCAGACGGCGGTACGTTCGCGCACCACGAATGCTGCCGCGAGGGTCTCCTCGCCGGTCGCCTCCGAGCCTGCCCAGGCGGAAGCCCAGCCTGCGGCGAGAAAACCGGCCGCCAGGAAGGCGCCCGCCAGGAAGCCTGCCGGTGCCCGCACGAGCCGCCCGCGCAAGACGCCCGCTTCGGGAGCCTGA
- a CDS encoding ActR/PrrA/RegA family redox response regulator transcription factor — protein MGEMSQTSEVIEGDNSLLIVDDDRPFLQRLGRAMEQRGFAVETAETVAEGLAKVGIHAPAYAVVDMRLGDGNGLDVIERLREKREDSRVIMLTGYGNIATAVTAVKLGAIDYLAKPADADEVYQALTGLGDKAPPPENPMSADRVRWEHIQRVYELCDRNVSETARRLNMHRRTLQRILAKRAPR, from the coding sequence ATGGGAGAGATGAGCCAGACCAGCGAGGTCATCGAGGGTGACAACTCGCTTCTGATCGTGGACGATGACCGGCCGTTCCTGCAGCGGCTGGGACGGGCCATGGAACAGCGCGGATTTGCCGTGGAGACCGCCGAGACGGTCGCCGAAGGCCTTGCCAAGGTCGGCATCCACGCGCCGGCCTATGCGGTCGTCGACATGCGTCTTGGCGACGGCAACGGCCTCGACGTCATCGAGCGGCTGCGCGAAAAGCGCGAGGACAGCCGCGTCATCATGCTGACCGGCTACGGCAACATCGCGACCGCGGTGACAGCGGTGAAGCTCGGCGCTATCGACTATCTCGCCAAGCCCGCCGATGCGGACGAGGTCTATCAGGCGCTGACCGGCCTCGGCGACAAGGCCCCGCCGCCGGAAAACCCGATGTCGGCGGACCGGGTCCGCTGGGAGCATATCCAGCGGGTCTACGAGCTTTGCGACCGCAATGTCTCGGAAACGGCGCGCCGGCTCAACATGCACCGGCGCACCCTGCAGCGCATTCTGGCCAAGCGCGCGCCCAGGTAA